CGGCGTTCTGTGTTGGCTGGCTGAAGTCCGAGCTGTGAAAGACGTTTTCCGGCCTGTGAAATATCAACTGGAGGAGCGTCTTTCGACGCCGTGCCGATCGGCTGGTCGGGGTGCTACAAAAAGCCGGCACAGCCCGAGGTCCCGCCGAGTGAGACCCCCGTCACCACGCGTCGTCGAGGCCGGCGCGATCGACCCCCTTGGCCCGCTCGGCCTCGGCCACCCGACGATCCGCTTCCTGAACCAGCTTGCGGACCTCGTTCATCAGCTCGCGCATGTCGGCGCGCAGGGCATCGACCGCGGCGTACAGATCGGCTTTGGTCGCCGGTTGATGCGCCGCCGACAGCGGCCCGACGGCGGGCGCCGCGTGTCCCGCGCTCGCGGTGTCAAAACCGGGTAGCTCGCTCACGTCCCCAGACAATGCCATACCCCGGTCATTACCGACACCCGAGCACCTCGCTTCATACGAATCGCCCGCGGCCGGGGTCTAGCCGCGGCATCCGCCACCGGCGGCGTGCTCGAGCAGATCGGCTGCCCCTGCGTGGTTTCGGTGCATCTGGCCATCGTGGCGGCTACCTCGCGGGCGCGAACGACGCAGGCCGGTATGAGGATGGAGCGCACCTGTGGAGTCACTAAATCCGCAGTGGTGGAACACAATTCGCGGACGGAGCCGGCTCCGCGCCGGGTGACTGTATGCGCCCAAATTTGCTCCAGTCCGCCAAGATCCGGGTGTCCGCCGCATCACGACTCCGCCCAGGTGCGACGGATTGGTCCCGAACGGGACCGCAGCAAGCCCCGCCGACTCGACGAAGCCGAACATCCAGGGCGGGACGGCCAGGCACACCTGCGGGCCGGCGCCGTTCGCAGGTCTGACTAGTACGTCACGACAACCCTGAGCGCACCTACCACTGCAGTCGGACTGCTACCCCGAAGTACTCGGGGCATCACGAGATAGCAAGCTGCTCAACAGTTCCCACATAAGTCGGGTTAGTCGATCCCGGGCCGCGGCCGATCGGGCAACTACGCCGTCACTCGGTCGGCCACGCAGGGATCATCAGTCGGCCACGTCATCAACCGGCCAGCCGACTGCGGCCAGCCGTTGCTTTACCCGCTCGGCATCTTCCGGCGAAGGCATTTCATTGGTGAGCTTGGTGATTGCCACCCGCACGTCGGTGACATCTACCGGTCTGTCGTTACGCGAGATCACCTGAGCGGCGACAGCGATGACATCGTCGTCAGAAAGACGGCGGCGAAGCAGCGCAAGCAGAGGGACGTAGTCGCGCGTCGGAATACCTTCGGGGTAGCCGGCACGCAGGAAGCCGACAATCCGCATCACCACATCCGACAGCATCATAAACTTCCCCGCTCTACGACTTCCTGGGTTAACAACCCTTGCTGGTTGCGCCACAACTGGGGAACCCCTTTCACCCAGCGGAAATTGTCT
The DNA window shown above is from Mycobacterium sp. Aquia_216 and carries:
- a CDS encoding DUF3349 domain-containing protein, yielding MMLSDVVMRIVGFLRAGYPEGIPTRDYVPLLALLRRRLSDDDVIAVAAQVISRNDRPVDVTDVRVAITKLTNEMPSPEDAERVKQRLAAVGWPVDDVAD